One window from the genome of Hyphomonas neptunium ATCC 15444 encodes:
- the leuS gene encoding leucine--tRNA ligase: protein MATRYDPQSAEPRWRDAWEKADIFRTKAPKDAPGAPKAFVLEMFPYPSGRLHMGHVRNYAMGDVVARHKRAKGYNVLHPMGWDAFGMPAENAAMERKVHPGKWTYANIESMKAQFRKLGLSLDWSREFATCDPDYYGAQQALFLKLMDKGLVYRKASKVNWDPVDNTVLANEQVIDGRGWRSGAPVEQRELTQWFFKITAYADDLLEAVQKLERWPEKVRTMQANWIGRSEGLEMTFAFDGERPAGFEDGISVFTTRPDTLFGASFVALSPDHPLTLQLAEKSDALQAFRAKCAQIGTSEEAIEKAEKLGFDTGLTVAHPFEPGRTVPVWVANFVLMGYGTGAIFGCPAHDQRDLDFARKFGLDVFPVVLPPGADAAAFEVGIEAYTGPGHIYKSGFLDGLSIDDAKRAAIAKIEAAGQGEGKVNYRLRDWGVSRQRYWGCPIPVVHCEDCGVVGVPAADLPVRLPEDVTFDVPGNPLDRHPDWKHVDCPKCGKPARRETDTLDTFVDSSWYYARFASVSDPEERAYWLPVDQYIGGVEHAVLHLLYSRFFSRAMRDVGELDLPSGEPFAGLFTQGMVTHETYRSEGGTWLEPSAVERKDGQVFEIATGKPVKVGAIEKMSKSKKNTVDPDAIVATYGADVARWFVLSDSPPERDVEWTQSGAEGAARFVQRVWSFVDSLPETGPFPAPGSDDVSTALRKSNHKAVAAIDRAIEEFRFNSAIATIHEWVNALKKTESDPATLGARAEGADMLARCLVPFMPHLAEACWERLGQTSLVSQAMWPKIDASLVVDDTVTLAVQVNGKRRAEITVAKDMAPDAVEAAAKALPDVASFIAGKSVKKTIVVPGRIVNIVVA, encoded by the coding sequence ATGGCCACCCGTTATGATCCGCAAAGCGCGGAACCCCGTTGGCGTGATGCCTGGGAAAAGGCCGACATTTTCCGGACGAAAGCTCCGAAGGACGCGCCCGGCGCGCCCAAGGCCTTCGTGCTGGAGATGTTCCCCTACCCTTCCGGGCGTCTGCATATGGGCCATGTGCGCAACTATGCGATGGGCGATGTTGTTGCCCGCCACAAGCGCGCCAAGGGTTATAATGTGCTTCACCCGATGGGATGGGACGCGTTCGGCATGCCGGCGGAAAACGCCGCAATGGAACGCAAGGTTCATCCCGGCAAATGGACCTATGCCAACATCGAGTCGATGAAGGCACAGTTCCGCAAGCTCGGCCTGTCGCTGGACTGGAGCCGGGAATTTGCGACCTGTGACCCGGACTATTATGGCGCCCAGCAGGCCCTCTTCCTGAAGCTGATGGACAAGGGCCTCGTCTACCGCAAGGCATCCAAGGTGAACTGGGACCCGGTGGACAATACCGTGCTCGCCAATGAGCAGGTGATTGACGGACGCGGCTGGCGCTCCGGCGCGCCCGTGGAGCAGCGCGAGCTGACGCAATGGTTTTTCAAGATTACGGCGTATGCCGATGATCTGCTCGAAGCCGTGCAGAAGCTCGAGCGCTGGCCCGAGAAGGTCCGCACGATGCAGGCCAACTGGATTGGCCGTTCCGAAGGGCTGGAGATGACCTTCGCGTTTGACGGGGAACGCCCCGCAGGCTTCGAGGACGGGATCAGCGTTTTCACAACGCGGCCGGACACGCTGTTCGGCGCAAGCTTTGTTGCTCTGTCTCCGGATCATCCGCTGACGCTCCAGCTGGCAGAAAAGTCTGATGCGTTGCAGGCGTTCCGCGCGAAATGCGCCCAGATTGGCACCAGCGAAGAGGCCATCGAGAAAGCCGAGAAGCTGGGCTTCGATACTGGCCTGACCGTTGCGCATCCGTTCGAGCCCGGACGGACGGTTCCGGTCTGGGTCGCAAACTTCGTGCTGATGGGATATGGCACCGGCGCCATCTTTGGCTGCCCCGCGCATGACCAGCGCGATCTCGACTTTGCGCGCAAGTTTGGCCTGGATGTATTTCCGGTGGTTCTGCCGCCGGGCGCGGACGCCGCCGCTTTTGAAGTTGGCATCGAAGCTTATACCGGGCCCGGACATATATATAAGTCAGGTTTCCTCGACGGGCTCTCCATTGATGATGCCAAGCGGGCCGCGATTGCGAAGATCGAGGCCGCCGGCCAGGGCGAAGGCAAGGTCAACTATCGCCTGCGCGACTGGGGCGTTTCGCGCCAGCGCTATTGGGGCTGCCCGATCCCGGTGGTCCACTGCGAGGATTGCGGCGTGGTCGGTGTTCCGGCGGCGGATCTTCCCGTTCGCCTGCCCGAGGATGTAACCTTTGACGTTCCGGGCAATCCGCTGGACCGGCATCCGGACTGGAAACATGTCGATTGCCCCAAATGTGGCAAGCCGGCCCGGCGCGAGACTGACACGCTGGACACGTTCGTGGACAGCTCCTGGTATTATGCGCGCTTTGCCAGCGTGTCTGATCCGGAAGAACGCGCCTATTGGCTGCCGGTTGATCAGTATATCGGCGGGGTAGAGCATGCTGTGCTTCACCTCCTCTATTCGCGCTTCTTCTCACGCGCGATGCGGGATGTGGGCGAACTGGACCTGCCGTCGGGCGAGCCGTTTGCCGGCCTCTTCACCCAAGGCATGGTGACGCACGAGACCTACAGGTCAGAGGGCGGAACATGGCTGGAGCCCTCTGCCGTCGAACGCAAGGATGGACAGGTTTTCGAGATTGCCACGGGCAAGCCGGTGAAGGTCGGCGCCATCGAAAAGATGTCAAAGTCGAAGAAGAACACCGTCGACCCTGACGCCATCGTCGCCACTTATGGAGCCGATGTCGCGCGCTGGTTTGTACTGTCGGACTCTCCGCCCGAGCGCGATGTGGAGTGGACGCAGTCTGGCGCGGAAGGCGCGGCGCGGTTTGTTCAGCGCGTCTGGTCCTTCGTGGACAGCCTTCCCGAGACAGGCCCCTTCCCTGCCCCCGGCAGCGATGATGTTTCCACCGCCTTGAGAAAATCCAACCACAAGGCCGTGGCCGCCATCGACCGCGCGATTGAGGAGTTTCGCTTCAACTCGGCCATTGCCACCATTCATGAATGGGTGAACGCGCTGAAGAAAACCGAGAGCGATCCGGCAACGCTTGGCGCACGGGCCGAGGGCGCGGACATGCTCGCACGCTGCCTCGTGCCCTTCATGCCCCACCTGGCGGAAGCCTGCTGGGAGCGGCTGGGCCAGACGAGCCTTGTTTCACAGGCGATGTGGCCGAAGATAGATGCTTCATTGGTGGTTGACGATACGGTGACGCTGGCGGTGCAGGTCAATGGCAAACGCCGGGCGGAAATCACCGTGGCCAAGGACATGGCACCCGATGCGGTGGAAGCTGCGGCCAAGGCTCTGCCCGACGTCGCATCCTTCATCGCGGGCAAGAGCGTGAAGAAAACGATTGTTGTGCCCGGCCGGATTGTGAATATCGTGGTCGCATGA
- a CDS encoding LPS assembly lipoprotein LptE — protein MKHIVPALLLIATAACGFQPVYAPVDGKYAESGMISVSPIDGRQGHMLRRALQQELAVGVPGLTEKVTLSVTLGSNLSRLALRPDGAASRSSIVANGSYRLEGENTRVTGRSNVEAGFLVPDSPYGDIAAQTDAGDRAMRVLAKQIADDIRLKFAGS, from the coding sequence ATGAAACACATTGTTCCTGCCCTTTTACTCATCGCGACGGCTGCCTGCGGGTTTCAGCCGGTCTATGCGCCGGTGGACGGGAAGTATGCCGAATCCGGCATGATCAGCGTTTCACCGATTGATGGCCGCCAGGGCCATATGTTGCGCCGGGCCTTGCAGCAGGAACTCGCCGTGGGTGTGCCGGGGCTGACCGAGAAGGTGACGCTGAGCGTTACCCTTGGCAGCAATCTCAGCCGGCTCGCCCTCCGGCCGGACGGGGCCGCATCCCGGTCCAGTATTGTCGCGAACGGTAGCTATCGCCTCGAAGGCGAGAATACCCGCGTGACCGGACGGTCGAATGTTGAGGCGGGGTTTCTGGTGCCTGATTCCCCCTATGGCGATATTGCCGCGCAGACGGATGCGGGCGACCGGGCAATGCGGGTTCTGGCCAAGCAGATTGCCGACGACATTCGCCTGAAGTTCGCAGGCTCCTGA
- the holA gene encoding DNA polymerase III subunit delta, with translation MLHKGRAAEGFARRPDPEVWAVLAFSEDEGLAFDAGQALIAGWGGKPGMDVTVLDDDAIKKEPALLFDALEAVSLLGDSRAVRVRTSGDKIAALLAEAIAAGDKDPRRFAAKLIIEAGSLPGKSKLRAAAEGAKRAACLQFFAEEDTDVASRVKTALLAEGAVIDPPALDAFVGDLPGHRALANSEIEKLALYARGLGRPLNLEDVRALSATDVKQAISGAVNAALDGHPGAAQTALDKLSENGTSGISILRSLQMEVLRMLSAHEKIAGGDGNPGKYLRPPVWPSDWPAFRVRLGKWPARRLMRVMERIHDAERQTKLAGPIGDPVVRLLINDLAKAAENVR, from the coding sequence ATGCTGCACAAGGGGCGCGCGGCCGAAGGCTTCGCCCGGCGGCCCGATCCGGAAGTCTGGGCCGTACTTGCGTTCAGCGAAGATGAAGGCCTCGCCTTCGATGCCGGCCAGGCGCTGATCGCCGGCTGGGGCGGAAAACCGGGCATGGATGTCACCGTGCTGGATGACGATGCCATCAAGAAAGAGCCCGCCCTTCTCTTCGATGCGCTCGAAGCTGTCTCGCTGCTGGGGGACTCCCGCGCGGTTCGCGTGCGCACGAGCGGGGACAAGATCGCGGCTTTGCTGGCCGAAGCCATCGCCGCCGGTGACAAGGATCCCAGGCGTTTTGCCGCCAAGCTGATCATCGAAGCGGGCAGCCTTCCGGGAAAGTCAAAGCTCCGGGCGGCAGCCGAAGGCGCAAAGCGCGCCGCCTGTCTTCAGTTCTTCGCCGAGGAAGACACCGATGTTGCGAGCCGGGTGAAGACGGCCCTGCTCGCAGAGGGCGCGGTTATAGACCCCCCTGCCCTGGACGCTTTCGTGGGCGACCTGCCGGGACATCGCGCACTCGCCAATTCCGAGATCGAGAAACTTGCGCTTTATGCCAGAGGCCTGGGACGCCCGCTAAACCTGGAAGACGTTCGGGCGCTGTCAGCGACGGATGTGAAACAGGCCATCTCCGGCGCCGTGAATGCGGCCCTTGATGGTCACCCCGGCGCGGCGCAGACCGCGCTCGACAAGCTTTCCGAGAACGGAACGAGCGGCATATCAATTCTGCGGTCCCTCCAGATGGAGGTTCTCCGAATGCTCAGCGCGCATGAAAAGATTGCCGGCGGAGACGGAAATCCGGGAAAGTACCTTCGCCCGCCGGTCTGGCCCAGCGACTGGCCCGCCTTCCGCGTGCGCCTTGGCAAGTGGCCCGCGCGGCGCCTGATGCGCGTGATGGAACGAATTCATGATGCCGAGCGCCAGACCAAACTGGCCGGACCAATCGGGGACCCTGTGGTCCGCCTGCTGATCAACGATCTGGCAAAGGCCGCTGAAAACGTTCGTTAA
- a CDS encoding ParB/RepB/Spo0J family partition protein, producing the protein MSDPAEDNRGRPSRLGRGLSALIGEVEAMNVRPAAQTSPSGEAGAASGATSSGGTNEIAIDLIRRNPAQPRRTFTEENLRELADSLKAKGVLQAILVRPDPKEAGKYQIIAGERRWRAARMAGLSTIPAVIRNVDELELLEIGIIENVQRSDLNPIEEAEAYDALMKRFGRTQESLASSVGKSRAHITNTLRLLQLPESARVHVREGRISAGHARAALGAPDPEALIELAVGKGLSVREVEARAREAKDTRPIETKSMDSLTPAAKDINTEALEADISRTLGLEVDIRHSRNGGEIRIKYRDLEQLDEVCRRLTAKRRTAE; encoded by the coding sequence ATGAGTGATCCGGCAGAGGACAATCGCGGGCGTCCGAGCCGGCTTGGCCGGGGTCTGTCTGCACTGATCGGCGAGGTCGAGGCGATGAATGTTCGCCCGGCGGCGCAGACGTCGCCTTCGGGTGAGGCGGGCGCCGCATCTGGCGCAACCTCATCCGGTGGCACAAACGAGATCGCCATCGACCTTATCCGCCGCAACCCCGCGCAGCCTCGGCGCACATTCACCGAAGAGAACCTGCGCGAGCTGGCAGACTCCCTCAAGGCCAAGGGTGTGCTTCAGGCGATCCTCGTCCGGCCCGATCCCAAAGAGGCGGGCAAGTATCAGATCATTGCCGGGGAGCGCCGCTGGCGCGCTGCCCGCATGGCAGGCCTCTCCACCATTCCTGCCGTCATCCGGAACGTGGACGAACTCGAGCTGCTTGAGATCGGCATCATTGAAAACGTTCAGCGGTCGGACCTCAATCCGATCGAAGAAGCCGAAGCCTATGACGCGCTGATGAAGCGTTTCGGCCGCACGCAGGAAAGCCTCGCTTCCAGTGTTGGCAAAAGCCGGGCGCACATAACCAATACGCTCCGCCTGCTTCAGCTGCCTGAATCTGCGCGCGTCCATGTGCGCGAAGGCCGGATCAGCGCCGGTCATGCGCGCGCCGCCCTCGGCGCGCCTGACCCTGAAGCGCTGATCGAACTTGCCGTCGGAAAAGGGCTCAGCGTCCGGGAGGTCGAAGCCCGCGCGCGGGAGGCCAAGGACACCCGGCCGATTGAAACCAAGTCGATGGACAGCCTCACACCAGCGGCCAAGGACATCAACACCGAAGCATTGGAGGCCGACATCAGCCGGACCCTAGGGCTCGAGGTCGACATCCGTCACAGCAGGAATGGCGGGGAGATCCGGATCAAGTATCGTGATCTGGAACAGCTCGATGAAGTCTGCCGCCGCTTGACCGCTAAGCGCCGGACTGCGGAATAA
- a CDS encoding ParA family protein, translating into MTRPRIFAVVNQKGGVGKTTTSINLGTALAAVGRRVLIVDFDAQGNASTGLGISRAERLMTSYDLVVDRVPLEEAVLSTIVPRLDIVPGDENLSGVETELAGDAHRSYRLKESLHSYIDRVEQGGLVKYDYVLIDCPPSLSALTMNAMTAADALLVPLQCEFLALEGLTQLLRTVEVVRSGLNPTLEIQGVVLTMYDRRNSLSDQVANEVRAFFGTKVYNTVIPRNVRLSEAPSFGKPALLYDYRCPGSEAYIRLASEVLQRERARAA; encoded by the coding sequence ATGACTAGACCCAGAATATTTGCCGTGGTGAATCAAAAGGGCGGGGTCGGAAAGACCACGACCTCGATCAATCTCGGAACAGCTCTTGCTGCCGTTGGCCGCCGCGTCCTGATCGTCGATTTCGACGCCCAGGGGAACGCTTCCACCGGCCTTGGCATTTCACGTGCCGAACGCCTGATGACCTCTTACGATCTGGTCGTCGATCGTGTGCCGCTTGAAGAGGCCGTTCTTTCCACCATCGTGCCGCGGCTCGACATTGTGCCGGGCGACGAGAACCTGTCCGGCGTGGAAACAGAGCTCGCGGGGGATGCCCACCGGTCTTACCGGCTCAAGGAATCGCTCCACTCCTATATCGACCGGGTCGAACAGGGCGGACTGGTTAAGTATGACTATGTCCTGATCGATTGCCCGCCGTCGCTTTCGGCGCTGACGATGAATGCGATGACGGCGGCCGATGCGCTTCTGGTTCCGCTTCAATGCGAGTTCCTGGCCCTCGAAGGTCTGACCCAGCTTCTGCGCACTGTCGAAGTTGTCCGCTCCGGCCTCAACCCGACCCTCGAAATCCAGGGCGTGGTGCTCACCATGTACGACCGGCGCAACAGCCTGTCGGATCAGGTGGCCAATGAGGTCCGGGCCTTCTTCGGCACTAAGGTCTACAACACCGTGATCCCGCGCAACGTCCGCCTTTCGGAGGCACCATCCTTCGGCAAGCCGGCGCTGCTCTATGATTATCGTTGCCCAGGCAGCGAGGCTTACATTCGCCTCGCGTCCGAAGTGTTGCAGCGTGAAAGGGCGAGGGCGGCATGA
- the rsmG gene encoding 16S rRNA (guanine(527)-N(7))-methyltransferase RsmG → MSERDDRAAFLAANDVSRETLDRLDRVIDTLDVWRQKSNLIGPKEWPQIWTRHVGDSWQLLDHIPETAHLVDLGSGAGFPGLIIAAARSLGHVTMIESVGKKCAFLRAAIQEADLSAAVHQGRVEAAPPIKAEFVTARAFAPLPELLDYAAPWLRKGAVGVFPKGERWNEELTAARQRWNFAYEAIPSRSGGSGVILIIREVARRND, encoded by the coding sequence ATGAGTGAGCGAGACGACCGCGCGGCCTTTCTGGCCGCCAATGATGTTTCACGTGAAACATTGGACCGGCTGGATCGGGTTATCGACACGCTCGATGTCTGGCGGCAGAAAAGCAATCTGATCGGGCCGAAGGAATGGCCGCAGATATGGACACGCCATGTCGGGGACTCCTGGCAGCTTCTCGATCATATTCCGGAAACGGCCCACCTGGTCGATCTTGGATCGGGCGCGGGCTTTCCGGGATTGATCATTGCGGCGGCACGCTCGTTGGGCCACGTGACGATGATCGAAAGCGTGGGAAAGAAGTGCGCCTTTTTACGGGCTGCGATTCAAGAAGCGGACCTCAGTGCGGCGGTTCACCAGGGCCGGGTCGAAGCCGCGCCTCCGATAAAGGCAGAATTCGTTACCGCGCGCGCTTTTGCGCCGCTGCCGGAACTCCTTGATTACGCTGCACCTTGGCTCCGAAAAGGCGCGGTCGGCGTATTTCCAAAGGGCGAACGCTGGAATGAGGAATTGACTGCGGCTAGGCAAAGATGGAATTTCGCTTATGAAGCGATTCCAAGTCGCAGTGGTGGGTCAGGCGTCATCTTGATTATCAGGGAGGTCGCACGTCGTAATGACTAG